The Thermomonospora amylolytica sequence GGCCGACCTGCTGGCCGGGGACGCCGACTGGGCCTGGCTGCGGGTGTGGGCCGACACCCTGGTGCTCGCCCACGTGGTCAACCGGCCGGTGCCGGCGGTGCCGCCCGAGCTGGGCCGCGCCTGGTCCCGGCTGGCCCCGCGGCTGCGCGAGTGCATGCTGGCGACCGTGGTGGAACGCTGCGTGTCCCGCCGGGCCTGGGCGCTGCGGCGGGCGTACGCGCCCGACGCCCTGACCGCCGAGGCGGCGGACGCGGCACGGCGCCTGCTGGACGGCGCCCACGCCGAGGCCGGCCGCCGTCCCGGCCCGGACTGGGTGATCGGCCAGGTCCGCTGGCTGCACGAGATGGACCGGATCTTCCCGTACGAGGGCAGGCCCGACAAGCACGCCCCGGCCCCGCCGCTGGACTACCCGCTCCCGGGCCTGCGGCAGGCCCCGGACGCCCGGGTGGGGCACCGGCTGCGGGCGCTGCGCCGCCACCCGCTGTCCATGGAGGTCCCCGCCAACCGGCCGATCGCGCTGGCGGCCCTCGGCGGCGACGACGACCACGCCGGGTTCTTCGAGGACCTGGCCGCGGTCGCGATCGGGCTGGACACCGAGGAGGCCCTGGTGGAGGTCGCCAGGGCCATGCGCGTGGCCTCCTGGCTGGAGCCGGTGCTGACCTGGCCGGAGCGCTTCATCGCCCCGTTCGAGGATTCCGAGTCGGCCATTCCGTTCCTCAAGGAGGACTGAGAAAGGGCCCGCCGAATCCCGTGCAATTCCGGGCGGGTTCCGTGATCCGGCTGCGCCGTCCGCCGGGAGAGGGTAGGAAATATACGGACCTTCCGGAGCGGCAGGGGGTGGACGCGGTGGCGACGTCCGAGCCGTATTTCTCGCACATGCCGCTCACGTCGTCGGACGGCGACGTGCTGCAGCATCCGACCCGGTACATGTGCGCGGCGGCCTATCTCGACGAGACGTTCGCCCGCAAACTGACCAAGGAGTTCGTGGAGGAGGACCACCGCGGTGTGGTGCCCTCCTTCGGATTCGACCTGGTGCCGGTCGTCAGGCACGCCCTGCGGGCGCGGCGGATGCGGCTGGTGCGCGACACCGTCCTCACGGTGGCGATCCTGCTGGGCCTGCTGCTGAACTTCCAGGCGACCCTCGTGGTGCTGGCGGCCTTCCTGATGGTGGGCCTGTTCCTGGCGTTGAACGGGGCGCTGGCCCGCACCGACGGGCCCATGGCGGCGCGGCCGGTCCGGATCGCCTTCATGGTGGGCCTGGTGGTGGTGTTCCCGTTCCTGCTGCTGTCGTTCACCGGCGCGCTCGCCGGCGGTTCCGGGGATTACTACGGGGACTACTCCGGCGGTCTGGACGGCGACGGACTCCCGGAGGCGGACGGCGGCGGAAAGGCGGCGCTGGCCGGTCTGCTGGTGCTGGGCGCGATGATCGTGGCGCCTTTCGGTTACCGGTACATGGTGTATCAGACGCTCCGGAAACTGGGTCCCGGCTCCGCCGAGGTCGCGCCCGAACCGGTCGGCGACCGGGTGCGCACCACCCTGCGGCGGATCGCGGCCGCCCAGCGCGGGAACATCACGCTCTATTCGCGGGAGAACCCTTTCCTGGGATCCGGCGACATCGGCTCGCGGTGGGCCCGCGCCTGGTCGATCGCCCTCGAACTGGACCGGACGGCCGCCGAACCGCTCGGCGACGGCCGGGAGGACCGCACGCCCGGCGACGTGGACCCGGTGGAACTGCACCGGCACGTCCATGAGCGCCTCATCGCCATGCGCGACGAGCCGCCCGCCAACGAGCGGATCGGCGGTCTGATGGTCGACTGGCACGTGGTCGCGCAGGGCGAGTGCGTGCAGGCGGACCGGCCCGTGGAGCCGACCGGCGAGGGACCCCTGTACCGCGACGGGCATCCGCTGATCGACCGGCAGGCCGCCGTGCCGTACTCGCATGCCGGCCCGCGCGCCATCGAGGCGATCATCCGCCACCCGCAGGCCGACATCCGCTGCTACCAGCGGGTCACCGTCGCCACCCAGGGCCAGGCGATCAGGGACGGGGACGGCCGGATCATCGCCCCGGCCCGGTACGAGGACACCATGCTGTCGGCGTTCCTCTACCTGGCCGTCGAGGGGCGCATGCTGTACGCCCAGTTCGTGGTGAACGTGATCCCGCCCATCCGGGAGGAGTTCCGGATCGTCGACGACCTGCCCGCCTACACCGACGGCATGATGTTCCTGCGGGTGCTGAGGGAGGGCGGGCTGCGGGCCCTCGGCGAGGGGATCCTCGGCCCGTTCCGGATGTCCCGGGCGCTGGGCGGGCTGGTGAGCGAGGCGCTGCGGGCCCAGTCCGGGCGCGCGCCGACCTCGTTCGTCCGCTACGACTACGGCGCCCGCATCAGCGCCCGGGAGGAGGCCGCCGAGCGCGGCTTCCGGACGTTCATGCAGACCCTGGACGCCGACAAGTACACCAACCTGATCGAACGCCGGATCAACGAGGCCGTCCTGGACTACCTGCAGTCCCACGACGTCGACGTGACCGCCTACCGGGAGCAGGCGGCGTTCGTGCTCAACAACCCGTTCATCATGTCGGGCGGCTCGATCTCCGGCAGCCAGATCGCGGTGGGCGGCGCGGGCTCCCGGATCATGCAGCAGCAGTCACGGCCCCAGTCCTGAGGGAGGACCCATGGCGGGCGAGGACCACCGCGTCCAGATCGGCGGCAACGCGAACATCTCCGGGAGCCAGATCGCCTCCGGCCGGAACGTGCACCAGACCCAGCACGTCGAGCAGGGCGGCGACGTCTCCGCCGTCGAGCAGGCCATCGCCCGGATCGCCGAACTGCTGGAACGCCACCGGGCCGAGATCGACGAGCCGCACCGGGCCCGGCGGGACCTGGAGGACATCCAGGAGGAGGTCGCCGAGGCCGAGCCGGATCGCGAGCGCGTCGCCCACGCCCTCCAGCGCCTCGGCACCCGGGTGGCCGGCATCGCCGTCCTGGCGCAGGCCGTCGCCGACCTCGCCGCCCTGTTGCCGGGAGTGTGACGCGGTCCGCGGCCGGGTCTCAGATGGTGGACGGGTCGCGGGGGGACAGGCCGTACTGGGCGGCGATCGGGTTCCAGTAGCCGACCAGTTCGGTCTTGGCCTGGGTGGCGCGGCTGTTGACGTCCTCGGCGGCGGACTCGCTCGGGCAGCCGGGGGCGTGGCTCAGATACAGGTCGTTGGACTCCAGCGAGATCCGCAGGGCGCTGGTCAGGGCGTTCTTGAGGGCCTCGCCGTCGGGCAGGGCGTCGACCTCCAGCGCCTCGGCGCGGTCGAGCTGCTCCTGGCGGCTGTCGCGGATCCGCTGCAGCGCGTCGCGGTCGCAGCCCGCCGCGACGATCCCGCCCAGTTCGCCGCGGGTCGCGGCCATGTCGCCGAGCACCGCGTCGATCTGGGCGGCCTGCTGCTGCGCCGATCCGGTGGTCTCGGCGGTGGTGGGTCCGGGGGTGGGAACGGCCGTCGTGTTCTGGGCGACGCCCGCGGTCGGCTCGGGGGCGGGCTCCTCGTCGCTCGGCCAGAACACGATGGCCAGCGCCGCGACCGCCAGGATCCAGCCGCCCACCGCGATCGCCACCCACGGCGTCGCCCGGCGCTGGCGGCGCGGCGGCGGGGGCTGCCAGATCTGCGGCGGCCCCCACGGGTCGCCCGGCTGCTCCCAGGGCTCCGGGGACAGCCGGGTCGTCTGCTCGTCCTCGGTGTGCGGGGCGTCCCAGGGCTCGGGCGACAGCCTGGTGGTGCGGTCGTCGCCCTCCGGCGGCGGGACCGGGCCGGCGCCGTCCCGCACCGTCGCGTCGTCCCGGGCGGTGGCGTCGCCGAGCGGGGCGTTGCAGCGGATGCAACGGGGCGATGCGGAGGCGGTGTCGCTGCCGCACACCGGACACTGCATCAGAACGCCACCCCAACCGCGGAAGCCTGCCGTTCCTCCGAATGATTCCAGGCTGCCACGATCCGGGCGAGGAGAATTGTGCCGGATGAACGCGTTCGCGCCCGTCCGGTCAGAACTGCCGGTCGGTGCGGGTGGGCAGCCCCACGTCGCGGGCGATCGGGTTCCACAGCAGGGTGAACCGCTTCTTGGCGACCGTGGCCTGCGCCGACAGGGTGTTGCCGCGCCGGTAGTCGGCGTCCCGCTTCGGCCTGCCCTTGCAGCCGCTGCGCGCCTTCTGCGCCCACGCCAGGAACGCCTGGTCGACCTCCAGGGAGAGCTGGAACGACCGCAGCAGCGAGGCCCGCAGCTTCTCGCCCTCCTTGAGCTGGTCGACCTTCAGCGCCCTGGTCCGCTGGATCTGGTTGTTGCGGCGCACCGCGACCTGCTGGAAGCCCTGGATCGCGGCGGGCAGGGTCTTGCACCTGGCGGCGGCGCTCAGCGCCCGGCCGAGGGCGTTGCGGGTGTCGGCGCTGGCGTTCAGCAGCGCGTGCACCTGCCTGGCCTGCGCCACCGTGGCCGCGCTCGGCCGGGCCTTGGTGGGCTTGGGCTCCGAGGCGCTGCGCGGGGTGGCCGACGCGGACGGTCCCGTCGCCGCGGCGGTGCCGCCGCCGTCCGGCCACAGCACCAGCCCGACCGCCACCAGGGCGACCATCACCAGCACCGCGACCCCGATGGCCAGCGGCTTGTTGGAACGACCGCCGCCGCCCTGCGCGGCGGGGTATTCGCCCGGCGGGGGATAGCCGCCCTCGTACACGGCCGTCGCGTTCCCGTACCCGGCGGCCGGCTGCTGGTAGGGGTCCTGGTAGGGATCACCGCCGGGCTGCATGCCGGGCGCCGTCTGCCAGCCCTGCTCCACTCCCTGCGGGCTCCAGCCCTGGTCCGCCCCCGGCGCGTCGTATCCGCCGGGCATCCCGACCGGCGCGGGGAGGGCGGCCGGTGCGGGGCTCTGCGCCCACGGCTGCGGCATCCCCGCGTCCGGGAGCCCGCCGGGCTGCTCCACGGCGCCCTCCGGCGCGGGCGGGCGCGGCTCGGCGAACCACGAGTCCGGAACGAGCGCCTCCCCGCCCGCCTGGCCCGCCGGTCCGGCGGCCCATGCCGGTGCGGG is a genomic window containing:
- a CDS encoding DUF5955 family protein, translating into MAGEDHRVQIGGNANISGSQIASGRNVHQTQHVEQGGDVSAVEQAIARIAELLERHRAEIDEPHRARRDLEDIQEEVAEAEPDRERVAHALQRLGTRVAGIAVLAQAVADLAALLPGV